A DNA window from Limanda limanda chromosome 6, fLimLim1.1, whole genome shotgun sequence contains the following coding sequences:
- the LOC133002973 gene encoding odorant receptor 131-2-like, whose translation MNDKRMLIQVFVVLFLCINLLLITTFFTKEVFYTTMRYVLFAVTLMSDCLFLFLADLLLILNYYRYTIQMWLCLSIYIVLSLYLFVTPVTLTAMTLERYVAICLPLRHAELCSPRSTLHCILIIHILSSLPSIVFLSIFFASASYGSYSQGRVCTVEIFIIQTWQGHLNSAINQFYFLIMCITIVFSYVNIMRVAKATSGEDKKSTWRGLRTVGLHAFQLLLCLIQLWCPFIEAAVFKINLILFINVRFFNYISFILAPRCLSPLIYGLRDEKFFHALKTFALRTPHLHPKEKQVLLSTLHTKAAVSDRRDGQPVIVLDYNRSRGGVDNLDKVIEHAAAGG comes from the exons ATGAATGATAAGAGAATGTTGATTCAGGTCTTCGTCGTCCTTTTTCTCTGCATTAACCTTCTGCTAATTACGACCTTTTTCACCAAGGAGGTCTTCTACACCACCATGCGCTACGTCTTATTTGCTGTCACGCTaatgtctgactgtctgtttttattcctgGCTGACTTGCTTCTCATTTTGAATTACTATCGCTATACGATACAAATGTGGTTGTGCCTTTCTATTTATATCGTTTTGTCGCTGTACCTTTTTGTGACACCGGTCACTCTGACGGCGATGACCCTGGAGCGCTACGTGGCCATTTGCCTGCCGTTGCGTCACGCAGAGCTGTGCTCCCCACGCAGCACTCTGCACTGCATCCTCATCATCCACATCCTCAGCTCTCTGCCCAGCAtcgtttttctctccatcttctttgcATCGGCCTCCTACGGCTCCTACAGCCAGGGCAGAGTATGCACTGTGGAAATCTTCATCATCCAGACGTGGCAGGGTCACCTCAATTCAGCCATTAATCAGTTTTACTTCCTGATCATGTGCATCACAATTGTGTTTTCCTATGTGAATATAATGAGAGTGGCCAAAGCTACATCAGGAGAGGACAAAAAGTCCACATGGAGAGGACTCAGAACTGTGGGGCTTCACGCTTttcagctgctcctgtgtctcaTCCAGCTGTGGTGTCCTTTCATAGAAGCTGCTGTATTTAAAATCAATCTAATTTTATTCATCAATGTCAGGTTCTTTAATTACATTAGTTTTATTCTTGCTCCAAGATGTCTGTCTCCGCTCATTTATGGCCTCAGGGATGAAAAGTTTTTTCATGCCCTAAAAACATTTGCTCTCAGAA CGCCACACTTACATCCCAAAGAAAAACAGGTGCTCCTGAGCACGCTGCACACCAAGGCCGCCGTCAGCGACCGCCGGGATGGGCAACCGGTCATCGTCCTGGACTACAACCGCAGCAGAGGTGGCGTGGACAACCTAGACAAGGTGATCGAACacgcagctgcaggaggatga
- the LOC133002971 gene encoding odorant receptor 131-2-like has product MAANITIEYKMNDKIMLIQVFVVLFLCINLLLITTFFTKEVFYTTMRYVLFAVTLMSDTLFLFLTDILLISDLYSFTIQRWLCLIIIIILSLYAFVTPVTLTAMTLERCVAICLPLRHGELCSPRSTLHSILIIHILSSLPCIVYLSLFFASASYSSDTQGRVCTAEIFIIHTWQGHLRSAISQFYFLIMCITIVFSYVKITRVAKAASGEDKKSTWRGLRTVGLHALQLLLCLIQLWCPLIEAAVLKINFMLFINVRYFNYITFILAPRCLSPLIYGLRDEMFFHALKRLALCGLRKKH; this is encoded by the coding sequence atggcTGCTAACATCACCATAGAGTACAAGATGAATGATAAGATCATGTTGATTCAGGTCTTTGTCGttctttttctctgcattaaCCTTCTGCTAATTACGACCTTTTTCACTAAGGAGGTCTTCTACACCACCATGCGCTATGTCTTATTTGCTGTCACGCTAATGTCCGACactctgtttttattcctgACTGACATCCTGCTCATTTCGGATTTATATAGCTTTACGATACAAAGGTGGTTGtgccttattattattatcattttgtcTCTGTATGCTTTTGTGACACCAGTCACTCTGACGGCGATGACCCTGGAGCGCTGCGTGGCCATTTGCCTCCCGCTGCGTCACGGAGAGCTGTGCTCCCCACGCAGCACTCTGCACAGCATCCTCATCATCCACATCCTCAGCTCTCTGCCCTGCATTGtttatctctccctcttctttgcATCGGCCTCCTACAGCTCCGACACCCAGGGCAGAGTGTGCACTGCTGAAATCTTCATCATCCACACGTGGCAGGGTCACCTCAGATCAGCGATTAGTCAGTTTTACTTCCTGATCATGTGCATCACAATCGTGTTTTCCTATGTGAAGATAACGAGAGTAGCCAAAGCTGCATCAGGAGAGGACAAAAAGTCCACATGGAGAGGACTCAGAACTGTGGGGCTTCACGCTttgcagctgctcctgtgtcttATCCAGCTGTGGTGTCCTTTAATAGAAGCTGCTGTGCTTAAAATCaatttcatgttatttattaatgtcaggtactttaattacattacttttattcttgctccaagatgtctgtctcctctcatttatggcctcagggatgaaatgttttttcatgccCTGAAAAGATTAGCTCTCTGTGGTTTGCGTAAGAAACACTGA
- the LOC133002972 gene encoding odorant receptor 131-2-like: MNDKFMLIQVFVVLFLCINLLLITTFFTKEVFYTTMRYVLFAVTLMSDCLFLFLTNILLLLTYYGYTIQMWLCLIIYIVISLYIFVTPVTLTAMTLERYVAICLPLRHTELCSPRSTLHGILIIHILSSLPCIVFLSIFFASASYGSYTQGRVCTAEIFIIHTWQGHLRSAISQFYFLIMCITIVFSYVKITRVAKAASGEDKKSTWRGLRTVGLHALQLLLCLIQLWCPFIEAAVLKINFMLFINVRYFNYITFILAPRCLSPLIYGLRDEMFFHALKRLALCGLRKKH, encoded by the coding sequence ATGAATGATAAGTTCATGTTGATTCAGGTCTTCGTCGTCCTTTTTCTCTGCATTAACCTTCTGCTTATTACGACCTTTTTCACCAAGGAGGTCTTCTACACCACCATGCGCTACGTCTTATTTGCTGTCACGCTAATGTCAgactgtctgtttttattcctgaCTAACATCCTGCTCCTTTTGACTTACTATGGCTATACGATACAAATGTGGTTGTGCCTGATTATTTATATCGTTATAtcactgtatatttttgtgACACCAGTCACTCTGACGGCGATGACCCTGGAGCGCTACGTGGCCATTTGCCTGCCGCTGCGTCACACAGAGCTGTGCTCCCCACGCAGCACTCTGCACGGCATCCTCATCATCCACATCCTCAGCTCTCTGCCCTGCAtcgtttttctctccatcttctttgcATCGGCCTCCTACGGCTCCTACACCCAGGGCAGAGTGTGCACTGCTGAAATCTTCATCATCCACACGTGGCAGGGTCACCTCAGATCAGCGATTAGTCAGTTTTACTTCCTGATCATGTGCATCACAATCGTGTTTTCCTATGTGAAGATAACGAGAGTGGCCAAAGCTGCATCAGGAGAGGACAAAAAGTCCACATGGAGAGGACTCAGAACTGTGGGGCTTCACGCTttgcagctgctcctgtgtcttATCCAGCTGTGGTGTCCTTTCATAGAAGCTGCTGTGCTTAAAATCAATTTCATGTTATTTATCAATGTCAGGTACTttaattacattacttttattcttgctccaagatgtctgtctcctctcatttatggcctcagggatgaaatgttttttcatgccCTGAAAAGATTAGCTCTCTGTGGTTTGCGTAAGAAACACTGA
- the LOC133002974 gene encoding odorant receptor 131-2-like — MNDKFMLIQVFVVLFLCINLLLITTFFTKEVFYTTMRYVLFAVTLMSDCLFLFLTNILLLLTYYGYTIQMWLCLIIYIVISLYIFVTPVTLTAMTLERYVAICLPLRHAELCSPRSTLHGILIIHILSSLPSVVFLSIFFASASYGSYSQGRVCTVEIFIIHRWQGHLSSAINQFYFLIMCITIVFSYVKITRVAKAASGEDKKSTWRGLRTVGLHALQLLLCLIQLWCPFIEAAVLQINLMLFINVRYFNYITFILAPRCLSPLIYGLRDEMFSHALKRLSLGGLRKKH; from the coding sequence ATGAATGATAAGTTCATGTTGATTCAGGTCTTTGTCGttctttttctctgcattaaCCTTCTGCTAATTACGACCTTTTTCACCAAGGAGGTCTTCTACACCACCATGCGCTACGTCTTATTTGCTGTCACGCTAATGTCCgactgtctgtttttattcctgaCTAACATCCTGCTCCTTTTGACTTACTATGGCTATACGATACAAATGTGGTTGTGCCTTATTATTTATATCGTTATAtcactgtatatttttgtgACACCGGTCACTCTGACGGCGATGACCCTGGAGCGCTACGTGGCCATTTGCCTGCCGCTGCGTCACGCAGAGCTGTGCTCCCCACGCAGCACTCTGCACGGAATCCTCATCATCCACATCCTCAGCTCTCTGCCCAGCGtcgtttttctctccatcttctttgcATCGGCCTCCTACGGCTCCTACAGCCAGGGCAGAGTGTGCACTGTGGAAATCTTCATCATCCACAGGTGGCAGGGTCACCTCAGTTCAGCCATTAATCAGTTTTACTTCCTGATCATGTGCATCACAATCGTGTTTTCCTATGTGAAGATAACGAGAGTGGCAAAAGCTGCATCAGGAGAGGACAAAAAGTCCACATGGAGAGGACTCAGAACTGTGGGGCTTCACGCTttgcagctgctcctgtgtctcaTCCAGCTGTGGTGTCCTTTCATAGAAGCTGCTGTGCTTCAAATCAATCTCATGTTATTTATCAATGTCAGGTACTttaattacattacttttattcttgctccaagatgtctgtctcctctcatttaTGGCCTCAGGGATGAAATGTTTTCTCATGCCCTGAAAAGATTATCTCTCGGTGGTTTGCGTAAGAAACACTGA